Proteins from a single region of Budorcas taxicolor isolate Tak-1 chromosome 7, Takin1.1, whole genome shotgun sequence:
- the ZNF692 gene encoding zinc finger protein 692 isoform X3 yields the protein MAASPADASRKRREKRRQLDARRSKCRIRLGGHMEQWCLLKEQLGFSLHSQLAKFLLDRYTSSGCVLCAGPEPVAPKGLQYLVLLSHAHSRECSLVPGLRGPGGQDGGLVWECSAGHTFSWGPSSGPKSPEEPNLTPLPSTDERSWCPEPRSGQEPAGLESNCDERAQEARMPRGVGPSPETFPSLGEDGEEEEEDEEEMLSDASPWTYSSSPDDEPDVPKPLPSPVTHALKDGEIAPAPAAVPAPLASPSSSASSLGSGAPRPVEVRIQPELRGTPQADQQTEPPASPGSQAQSALASAWDEDTAQIGPKRIRKAAKRELLPCDFPGCGRIFSNRQYLNHHKKYQHIHQKSFSCPEPACGKSFNFKKHLKEHVKLHSDTRDYICEFCARSFRTSSNLVIHRRIHTGEKPLQCEICGFTCRQKASLNWHRRKHAETVAALRFPCEFCGKRFEKPDSVAAHRSKSHPALLLAPQELSGQGESCSSILASVSVGASEGSRSSLAPQAPMLLP from the exons ATGGCGGCCTCGCCTGCGGACGCGTCCCGCAAGCGGCGGGAGAAGCGGCGGCAGCTGGATGCGCGCCGCAGCAAGTGCCGCATCCGCCTGGGTGGCCATATGGAACAGTGGTGCCTCCTCAAGGAGCAGCTGGGCTTCTCCTTGCACTCGCAGCTGGCCAAGTTCCTGTTGGACCG GTACACTTCTTCAGGCTGTGTGCTTTGTGCAG GTCCTGAGCCTGTGGCCCCCAAGGGACTGCAGTATCTGGTGCTTCTATCTCACGCTCACAGCCGGGAGTGCAGCCTGGTGCCTGGGCTGCGGGGACCTGGGGGCCAAGATGGGGGGCTTGTGTGGGAGTGTTCAGCCGGTCACACCTTCTCCTGGGGCCCCTCTTCAGGCCCCAAATCTCCAGAGGAGCCAAATCTGACCCCTCTTCCAAGTACTGACGAGAGGAGCTGGTGCCCAGAGCCCAGGAGTGGGCAGGAGCCTGCAG GTTTGGAATCTAACTGTGATGAGAGGGCTCAGGAGGCCAGGATGCCCAG GGGGGTGGGACCCTCACCGGAGACCTTCCCATCCCTCGGAGAAGatggggaagaggaagaggaggatgaaGAGGAGATGCTCAGTGATGCTAGTCCCTGGACCTACAGCTCCTCCCCAGATGA TGAGCCAGATGTCCCCAAACCACTCCCTTCCCCTGTCACCCATGCACTTAAGGATGGGGAGATAGCCCCAGCCCCTGCAGCTGTCCCAGCTCCTCTTGCTTCGCCGTCCTCATCAGCATCCTCATTGGGTTCTGGAGCTCCTAGGCCTGTAGAAGTCAGGATACAGCCAGAGCTCAGGGGGACCCCTCAAGCAGACCAGCAGACTGAGCCCCCGGCCAG CCCTGGGAGTCAGGCTCAGTCTGCTCTGGCCTCGGCATGGGATGAGGACACTGCTCAGATTGGCCCCAAGAGAATTAG GAAAGCTGCCAAAAGAGAGCTGCTGCCCTGTGACTTCCCTGGCTGTGGAAGGATCTTCTCAAACCGGCAGTATTTGAAT CACCACAAGAAATACCAGCACATCCACCAAAAGTCCTTCTCCTGCCCAGAGCCAGCCTGTGGGAAGTCCTTCAACTTTAAGAAACACCTGAAGGAGCATGTGAAGCTGCACAGTG ACACCCGAGACTACATTTGTGAGTTCTGCGCCCGGTCTTTCCGCACCAGCAGCAACTTGGTCATCCACCGGCGcatccacactggagagaaacccctACA GTGTGAGATCTGCGGGTTTACCTGCCGCCAGAAGGCATCCCTGAATTGGCACCGGCGCAAGCACGCAGAGACAGTGGCTGCCTTGCGATTCCCCTGTGAGTTCTGTGGCAAGCGCTTTGAGAAGCCAGACAGTGTTGCAGCTCATCGCAGCAAAAGCCACCCGGCCTTGCTCCTGGCCCCACAAGAACTATCTGGTCAAGGGGAGTCCTGTTCCAGCATCTTGGCCTCTGTATCCGTCGGGGCCAGTGAAGGTTCCAGGTCCTCTCTGGCTCCTCAGGCTCCCATGCTGCTCCCTTAG
- the ZNF692 gene encoding zinc finger protein 692 isoform X2 produces MAASPADASRKRREKRRQLDARRSKCRIRLGGHMEQWCLLKEQLGFSLHSQLAKFLLDRYTSSGCVLCAGPEPVAPKGLQYLVLLSHAHSRECSLVPGLRGPGGQDGGLVWECSAGHTFSWGPSSGPKSPEEPNLTPLPSTDERSWCPEPRSGQEPAGLESNCDERAQEARMPRGVGPSPETFPSLGEDGEEEEEDEEEMLSDASPWTYSSSPDDSEPDVPKPLPSPVTHALKDGEIAPAPAAVPAPLASPSSSASSLGSGAPRPVEVRIQPELRGTPQADQQTEPPASPGSQAQSALASAWDEDTAQIGPKRIRKAAKRELLPCDFPGCGRIFSNRQYLNHHKKYQHIHQKSFSCPEPACGKSFNFKKHLKEHVKLHSDTRDYICEFCARSFRTSSNLVIHRRIHTGEKPLQCEICGFTCRQKASLNWHRRKHAETVAALRFPCEFCGKRFEKPDSVAAHRSKSHPALLLAPQELSGQGESCSSILASVSVGASEGSRSSLAPQAPMLLP; encoded by the exons ATGGCGGCCTCGCCTGCGGACGCGTCCCGCAAGCGGCGGGAGAAGCGGCGGCAGCTGGATGCGCGCCGCAGCAAGTGCCGCATCCGCCTGGGTGGCCATATGGAACAGTGGTGCCTCCTCAAGGAGCAGCTGGGCTTCTCCTTGCACTCGCAGCTGGCCAAGTTCCTGTTGGACCG GTACACTTCTTCAGGCTGTGTGCTTTGTGCAG GTCCTGAGCCTGTGGCCCCCAAGGGACTGCAGTATCTGGTGCTTCTATCTCACGCTCACAGCCGGGAGTGCAGCCTGGTGCCTGGGCTGCGGGGACCTGGGGGCCAAGATGGGGGGCTTGTGTGGGAGTGTTCAGCCGGTCACACCTTCTCCTGGGGCCCCTCTTCAGGCCCCAAATCTCCAGAGGAGCCAAATCTGACCCCTCTTCCAAGTACTGACGAGAGGAGCTGGTGCCCAGAGCCCAGGAGTGGGCAGGAGCCTGCAG GTTTGGAATCTAACTGTGATGAGAGGGCTCAGGAGGCCAGGATGCCCAG GGGGGTGGGACCCTCACCGGAGACCTTCCCATCCCTCGGAGAAGatggggaagaggaagaggaggatgaaGAGGAGATGCTCAGTGATGCTAGTCCCTGGACCTACAGCTCCTCCCCAGATGA CAGTGAGCCAGATGTCCCCAAACCACTCCCTTCCCCTGTCACCCATGCACTTAAGGATGGGGAGATAGCCCCAGCCCCTGCAGCTGTCCCAGCTCCTCTTGCTTCGCCGTCCTCATCAGCATCCTCATTGGGTTCTGGAGCTCCTAGGCCTGTAGAAGTCAGGATACAGCCAGAGCTCAGGGGGACCCCTCAAGCAGACCAGCAGACTGAGCCCCCGGCCAG CCCTGGGAGTCAGGCTCAGTCTGCTCTGGCCTCGGCATGGGATGAGGACACTGCTCAGATTGGCCCCAAGAGAATTAG GAAAGCTGCCAAAAGAGAGCTGCTGCCCTGTGACTTCCCTGGCTGTGGAAGGATCTTCTCAAACCGGCAGTATTTGAAT CACCACAAGAAATACCAGCACATCCACCAAAAGTCCTTCTCCTGCCCAGAGCCAGCCTGTGGGAAGTCCTTCAACTTTAAGAAACACCTGAAGGAGCATGTGAAGCTGCACAGTG ACACCCGAGACTACATTTGTGAGTTCTGCGCCCGGTCTTTCCGCACCAGCAGCAACTTGGTCATCCACCGGCGcatccacactggagagaaacccctACA GTGTGAGATCTGCGGGTTTACCTGCCGCCAGAAGGCATCCCTGAATTGGCACCGGCGCAAGCACGCAGAGACAGTGGCTGCCTTGCGATTCCCCTGTGAGTTCTGTGGCAAGCGCTTTGAGAAGCCAGACAGTGTTGCAGCTCATCGCAGCAAAAGCCACCCGGCCTTGCTCCTGGCCCCACAAGAACTATCTGGTCAAGGGGAGTCCTGTTCCAGCATCTTGGCCTCTGTATCCGTCGGGGCCAGTGAAGGTTCCAGGTCCTCTCTGGCTCCTCAGGCTCCCATGCTGCTCCCTTAG
- the ZNF672 gene encoding zinc finger protein 672 encodes MFAASEVAVGRPYGCSECGKSFRYSSVLLRHERVHSGDSSFRCLECGERCAEASDLRAHRRAHAGQTLYICSECGQSFRHSGRLDLHQSVHRRRIRSCRCRVCGGCFPHLPALLLHRRRWHPPERPQRCPLCPRAFRQSALRFHLARAHPWGTPTVPADTLHCCTQCSRAFRSSAGLRSHLRVHAARSPSDSIPLQPGAPDTHQCGVCGKSFGKSSTLTRHLQTHSGEKPFKCPECGKGFLESATLVRHQRTHTGEKPYACGDCGRRFSESSTLLRHQRSHQGERPHACATCGKGFGQRSDLVVHQRIHTGERPFPCTECGRCFSDRSDLTKHRRTHTGEKPYRCELCGKCFTCISNLNVHRRNHAGHKPHKCPECGKAFSVGSKLALHRKTHLGERPAECAECGKCFSHSRSLSQHQRAHRRARASTAPAAAATQPKAGTALIVAGQAGQEKPGLFLSQLRETC; translated from the coding sequence ATGTTCGCTGCCTCAGAGGTGGCAGTAGGCAGGCCTTATGGGTGCAGTGAGTGTGGCAAGAGCTTCCGCTACAGTTCAGTGCTGCTGCGGCATGAGCGCGTCCACAGTGGTGACAGCAGCTTCCGCTGCCTAGAGTGTGGCGAGCGATGCGCAGAGGCCTCAGACCTCCGTGCACATAGACGCGCTCACGCGGGCCAGACGCTCTACATCTGCAGTGAGTGTGGCCAGAGCTTCCGCCACAGCGGCCGCCTTGACCTGCACCAGAGCGTACACAGGCGGCGCATCCGCTCCTGCCGCTGCCGAGTTTGTGGTGGATGCTTTCCACACCTCCCGGCTCTGCTGCTGCACCGGCGCCGCTGGCACCCTCCTGAGAGGCCCCAACGCTGTCCGCTGTGCCCTCGAGCCTTCCGCCAGAGCGCGCTGCGCTTCCACCTGGCACGGGCGCACCCATGGGGAACACCTACTGTGCCTGCTGACACACTCCACTGCTGCACACAGTGCTCACGGGCTTTCCGCAGCAGCGCTGGACTTCGGAGCCATTTGCGTGTCCACGCAGCCAGGAGCCCCAGTGACTCCATACCCCTGCAGCCAGGTGCTCCGGACACACACCAGTGTGGTGTATGTGGCAAGAGCTTTGGCAAGAGTTCCACGCTAACGCGACACCTGCAGACGCACTCAGGTGAGAAACCTTTCAAATGCCCGGAGTGTGGCAAGGGCTTCTTGGAGAGCGCTACACTGGTGCGCCATCAGCGCACACACACGGGCGAGAAGCCTTATGCCTGCGGCGACTGCGGGCGACGCTTCAGTGAGAGCTCCACGCTGCTGCGCCATCAGCGCAGCCATCAGGGAGAGCGGCCACATGCCTGTGCCACATGTGGCAAGGGCTTTGGGCAGCGCTCAGACCTGGTGGTGCACCAGCGCATCCACACAGGTGAGAGGCCCTTCCCATGTACTGAGTGCGGCCGCTGCTTCAGCGACCGCTCAGACCTCACAAAgcacaggcgcacacacacaggtGAGAAACCCTACCGCTGTGAGTTGTGTGGCAAGTGCTTCACATGCATCTCCAACCTCAATGTGCACCGGCGCAACCATGCTGGCCACAAGCCCCACAAGTGCCCTGAGTGCGGCAAGGCCTTCAGTGTGGGCTCCAAGCTGGCACTGCACCGCAAGACGCACCTGGGCGAGCGGCCAGCGGAATGTGCGGAGTGTGGCAAATGTTTCAGCCACAGCCGCTCGCTGTCACAGCACCAGCGAGCTCACAGGCGTGCTCGTGCCTCCACTGCTCCTGCTGCCGCTGCCACTCAGCCCAAGGCAGGCACTGCGCTCATAGTTGCTGGGCAAGCAGGACAGGAAAAGCCAGGGCTTTTTTTGTCTCAGTTGAGAGAGACTTGTTGA
- the ZNF692 gene encoding zinc finger protein 692 isoform X1: protein MRKLRPRQRVEVGPLEPYPISVSSTPQALVLMAASPADASRKRREKRRQLDARRSKCRIRLGGHMEQWCLLKEQLGFSLHSQLAKFLLDRYTSSGCVLCAGPEPVAPKGLQYLVLLSHAHSRECSLVPGLRGPGGQDGGLVWECSAGHTFSWGPSSGPKSPEEPNLTPLPSTDERSWCPEPRSGQEPAGLESNCDERAQEARMPRGVGPSPETFPSLGEDGEEEEEDEEEMLSDASPWTYSSSPDDSEPDVPKPLPSPVTHALKDGEIAPAPAAVPAPLASPSSSASSLGSGAPRPVEVRIQPELRGTPQADQQTEPPASPGSQAQSALASAWDEDTAQIGPKRIRKAAKRELLPCDFPGCGRIFSNRQYLNHHKKYQHIHQKSFSCPEPACGKSFNFKKHLKEHVKLHSDTRDYICEFCARSFRTSSNLVIHRRIHTGEKPLQCEICGFTCRQKASLNWHRRKHAETVAALRFPCEFCGKRFEKPDSVAAHRSKSHPALLLAPQELSGQGESCSSILASVSVGASEGSRSSLAPQAPMLLP, encoded by the exons atgaggaaactgaggccccggcagagggtggaggtggggcctCTGGAGCCGTATCCGATCAGCGTCTCCTCCACCCCGCAGGCCCTGGTACTCATGGCGGCCTCGCCTGCGGACGCGTCCCGCAAGCGGCGGGAGAAGCGGCGGCAGCTGGATGCGCGCCGCAGCAAGTGCCGCATCCGCCTGGGTGGCCATATGGAACAGTGGTGCCTCCTCAAGGAGCAGCTGGGCTTCTCCTTGCACTCGCAGCTGGCCAAGTTCCTGTTGGACCG GTACACTTCTTCAGGCTGTGTGCTTTGTGCAG GTCCTGAGCCTGTGGCCCCCAAGGGACTGCAGTATCTGGTGCTTCTATCTCACGCTCACAGCCGGGAGTGCAGCCTGGTGCCTGGGCTGCGGGGACCTGGGGGCCAAGATGGGGGGCTTGTGTGGGAGTGTTCAGCCGGTCACACCTTCTCCTGGGGCCCCTCTTCAGGCCCCAAATCTCCAGAGGAGCCAAATCTGACCCCTCTTCCAAGTACTGACGAGAGGAGCTGGTGCCCAGAGCCCAGGAGTGGGCAGGAGCCTGCAG GTTTGGAATCTAACTGTGATGAGAGGGCTCAGGAGGCCAGGATGCCCAG GGGGGTGGGACCCTCACCGGAGACCTTCCCATCCCTCGGAGAAGatggggaagaggaagaggaggatgaaGAGGAGATGCTCAGTGATGCTAGTCCCTGGACCTACAGCTCCTCCCCAGATGA CAGTGAGCCAGATGTCCCCAAACCACTCCCTTCCCCTGTCACCCATGCACTTAAGGATGGGGAGATAGCCCCAGCCCCTGCAGCTGTCCCAGCTCCTCTTGCTTCGCCGTCCTCATCAGCATCCTCATTGGGTTCTGGAGCTCCTAGGCCTGTAGAAGTCAGGATACAGCCAGAGCTCAGGGGGACCCCTCAAGCAGACCAGCAGACTGAGCCCCCGGCCAG CCCTGGGAGTCAGGCTCAGTCTGCTCTGGCCTCGGCATGGGATGAGGACACTGCTCAGATTGGCCCCAAGAGAATTAG GAAAGCTGCCAAAAGAGAGCTGCTGCCCTGTGACTTCCCTGGCTGTGGAAGGATCTTCTCAAACCGGCAGTATTTGAAT CACCACAAGAAATACCAGCACATCCACCAAAAGTCCTTCTCCTGCCCAGAGCCAGCCTGTGGGAAGTCCTTCAACTTTAAGAAACACCTGAAGGAGCATGTGAAGCTGCACAGTG ACACCCGAGACTACATTTGTGAGTTCTGCGCCCGGTCTTTCCGCACCAGCAGCAACTTGGTCATCCACCGGCGcatccacactggagagaaacccctACA GTGTGAGATCTGCGGGTTTACCTGCCGCCAGAAGGCATCCCTGAATTGGCACCGGCGCAAGCACGCAGAGACAGTGGCTGCCTTGCGATTCCCCTGTGAGTTCTGTGGCAAGCGCTTTGAGAAGCCAGACAGTGTTGCAGCTCATCGCAGCAAAAGCCACCCGGCCTTGCTCCTGGCCCCACAAGAACTATCTGGTCAAGGGGAGTCCTGTTCCAGCATCTTGGCCTCTGTATCCGTCGGGGCCAGTGAAGGTTCCAGGTCCTCTCTGGCTCCTCAGGCTCCCATGCTGCTCCCTTAG
- the ZNF692 gene encoding zinc finger protein 692 isoform X4 — MRAAASAASAWVAIWNSGASSRSSWASPCTRSWPSSCWTGPEPVAPKGLQYLVLLSHAHSRECSLVPGLRGPGGQDGGLVWECSAGHTFSWGPSSGPKSPEEPNLTPLPSTDERSWCPEPRSGQEPAGLESNCDERAQEARMPRGVGPSPETFPSLGEDGEEEEEDEEEMLSDASPWTYSSSPDDSEPDVPKPLPSPVTHALKDGEIAPAPAAVPAPLASPSSSASSLGSGAPRPVEVRIQPELRGTPQADQQTEPPASPGSQAQSALASAWDEDTAQIGPKRIRKAAKRELLPCDFPGCGRIFSNRQYLNHHKKYQHIHQKSFSCPEPACGKSFNFKKHLKEHVKLHSDTRDYICEFCARSFRTSSNLVIHRRIHTGEKPLQCEICGFTCRQKASLNWHRRKHAETVAALRFPCEFCGKRFEKPDSVAAHRSKSHPALLLAPQELSGQGESCSSILASVSVGASEGSRSSLAPQAPMLLP; from the exons ATGCGCGCCGCAGCAAGTGCCGCATCCGCCTGGGTGGCCATATGGAACAGTGGTGCCTCCTCAAGGAGCAGCTGGGCTTCTCCTTGCACTCGCAGCTGGCCAAGTTCCTGTTGGACCG GTCCTGAGCCTGTGGCCCCCAAGGGACTGCAGTATCTGGTGCTTCTATCTCACGCTCACAGCCGGGAGTGCAGCCTGGTGCCTGGGCTGCGGGGACCTGGGGGCCAAGATGGGGGGCTTGTGTGGGAGTGTTCAGCCGGTCACACCTTCTCCTGGGGCCCCTCTTCAGGCCCCAAATCTCCAGAGGAGCCAAATCTGACCCCTCTTCCAAGTACTGACGAGAGGAGCTGGTGCCCAGAGCCCAGGAGTGGGCAGGAGCCTGCAG GTTTGGAATCTAACTGTGATGAGAGGGCTCAGGAGGCCAGGATGCCCAG GGGGGTGGGACCCTCACCGGAGACCTTCCCATCCCTCGGAGAAGatggggaagaggaagaggaggatgaaGAGGAGATGCTCAGTGATGCTAGTCCCTGGACCTACAGCTCCTCCCCAGATGA CAGTGAGCCAGATGTCCCCAAACCACTCCCTTCCCCTGTCACCCATGCACTTAAGGATGGGGAGATAGCCCCAGCCCCTGCAGCTGTCCCAGCTCCTCTTGCTTCGCCGTCCTCATCAGCATCCTCATTGGGTTCTGGAGCTCCTAGGCCTGTAGAAGTCAGGATACAGCCAGAGCTCAGGGGGACCCCTCAAGCAGACCAGCAGACTGAGCCCCCGGCCAG CCCTGGGAGTCAGGCTCAGTCTGCTCTGGCCTCGGCATGGGATGAGGACACTGCTCAGATTGGCCCCAAGAGAATTAG GAAAGCTGCCAAAAGAGAGCTGCTGCCCTGTGACTTCCCTGGCTGTGGAAGGATCTTCTCAAACCGGCAGTATTTGAAT CACCACAAGAAATACCAGCACATCCACCAAAAGTCCTTCTCCTGCCCAGAGCCAGCCTGTGGGAAGTCCTTCAACTTTAAGAAACACCTGAAGGAGCATGTGAAGCTGCACAGTG ACACCCGAGACTACATTTGTGAGTTCTGCGCCCGGTCTTTCCGCACCAGCAGCAACTTGGTCATCCACCGGCGcatccacactggagagaaacccctACA GTGTGAGATCTGCGGGTTTACCTGCCGCCAGAAGGCATCCCTGAATTGGCACCGGCGCAAGCACGCAGAGACAGTGGCTGCCTTGCGATTCCCCTGTGAGTTCTGTGGCAAGCGCTTTGAGAAGCCAGACAGTGTTGCAGCTCATCGCAGCAAAAGCCACCCGGCCTTGCTCCTGGCCCCACAAGAACTATCTGGTCAAGGGGAGTCCTGTTCCAGCATCTTGGCCTCTGTATCCGTCGGGGCCAGTGAAGGTTCCAGGTCCTCTCTGGCTCCTCAGGCTCCCATGCTGCTCCCTTAG